The nucleotide window AGTTTGCCCTGTCATACCTTCATCCTCTACTCTAAGCCAGCCCTAAGTTTATTTTCTTGTGTTGTTCATCAGGTGGCTGTGAAATATGTCACCAAGAGCCAGGATACGGAATGTATTTCTATTGTAAGTACAATGCACTACACAACACATACAACATATCATGTTAGCATTATTTATATGGAACCCGCCTCCATCTAACAATGATAACCCATTTCCATCTTCCAGCCTGATCATCCAAACCCCCTGCCAAAGGAGATTGCCCTCACTATCCTGGCTAATAAAGGCCCCAGCGATCCCCACATCATAAAGCTTTTAGACTGGCAAGACCATGAAGACCATTATGTCTTGATTCTTGAATGTCCATCTCCTTGCGAAAATCTTGAAGAGTTCCTGTACCATCACGGTGGAACCCTGGATGAAAACACAACACGTCACATCATGGAGCAAGCAATTCATGCTGCTGACCTGTGTTGCCAGAGGGGAGTCTTCCACCGTGACGTCAAATTGGAGAACCTTCTCATAAACAAGGAAACATCTGAGGTCAAACTTATTGACTTTGGATGCGCGGACATTCTGAAAAAGTCTTCATACAAGACATACAGTGGTATGtgttatataatttatttcttttatgcTAATGGAGAAAAAAGTATATGCTGTGCTAATGCATGCTTATACATCAAACAAAATCTCTTTCCTTCAGGCACCGATGCGTACGCCCCTCCTGAGTATAAACTCAAGGGGAAGTACTATGGCAAGCCAGCGACCGCCTTTTCTTTAGGGATGGTGATGTTCATGCTCCTCTGTGGCCACTTCCCTACACACTATGACATCTTTCAACTGAAATACAAGCGGTATTCTTATATTCAACCCAGACAGTCAAAAGGTAAGACACATAACACAAGAAATCATTCCAGAATCAGACTTTAACgttaaagtaatattaaaatgtctccCCCATCTTCCTGTGCAGATTGCTGTCGTCTGCTACGGGAGCTCCTCAACCCCCATGATAGCGAGCGAATCAGCCTGAGTCAAATCCTTTCTCATAACTGGTTTAAGGTAGTAAATCTGAGATGAAATAAGAAGCATTTATTTTCTCGAACTGCTGAACCAAAtatgttcttttttgtttgtttcaggtCTACATTTAAGGCCTGGCCAGTTGGTGTCCTCATTCACCTTGGCGTCTTGCGGGGTGAAAGAGCCTAGATGTCCCATGCTTTGCCACCATGCAATGTCAAAccacaaataaaacatatttattgataTATTAATGTGTATATGTCATTATTTTTCTCTGAAACACATCCCCAACACACATATGGGATGCACCATCATTCATGCAGCTTATTAAGCAATTTATTCAATTCCTCTTTATTTCtatggcgcttttacaatgtagattgtgtcaaagtagcttaacatagaaggtctagtaaattgaaactgtctcACTTCAGTTTTTAGAGTAgattttcagtttagttcagttcagtgtggtttaattttcactgctgaaagtccaaacactgaagagcaaatctatcaatgtgcagcttcacaagtcccaaaccaagcaagccagtggcgacagtggcgaggaacaaacttcaccatttgatgaaagtgaaggaaaaaactttgagagaaaccaggctcagttgtcTCAACAATACCACAGTAATGCAATGTCAAATTTCCGTCAGTGTCAGTCAAATACCTGAAGAAAGAATGCAGTTAAAACATAAcactgtaaatttacattttggatAAGGTCTTAATCTTTTTTGTCTTGGAAAAGGCAACAGTAATGCATtcttaatacattaataattaaaagaTGAGTCTCAAATTGTTCAGTTAataaaaaagtactttttttcttattaaaaataaaacactgcacagtgtgttttattacacagcagtgagtagcacgatcaccccacagcatgaaggttgctggttcgagctgggtcagttggcatttttttgtgtggagttctccctgtgttcatgtgggttttctctagatgctctggtttcccccacaagtcccaaaacatgtggtataggttaataaggtaggctaaattgtctatagtgtatgtgtgtgagtgagtgtgtatgaatgtttcccagtgatgagttgcagctaaaagggcatctgctgcataaaacatatgctggataagttagtggttcattccgctgtggcgacctcacattaataaagagactaagtcgaaaaaaaaatgaatgaatgaataaaaaacaaaacaaatcttgcACTTTAAAAGTGCATTCAACAACATTTTCTACttaaaaaacgaaatattcaAAGATTGTACTCATGACATGCATATTTTTACAGGTAACTGTATTGGAAAAAAGCATAATTCTACAGAGCTGTCAAATGTTTATAATGAAATGCTTATATATGCCAGTGGGCCTGTCACAATattcaatatatcgacttatcacaCAATACATGGAGATAACCTTAGTAATTTTTGGTGATGCAGTATATAttgcccatacataaaaaacaattctagcaaccTTTCAGCTAATTGTGCAACCTTTCCATCTCTATTGGAGCTGTCAGTGTCAGTACgcttaaaaacactatagtattcacaacaaattactatagtatattttcatgtcagtgtctgacagctgaaaatagatctggtagcagggtcaatatggcaaaaatgcaatctcgataattattttccatattgaacaatgacgatatatttcgatataagttgttaatgcttacAGTTTTAAGAGtataccccaacaatgactgaagccacaaaaattagaggatccatgaaatggcataacatattttcgtcCAATAAATTTTCAGTGGCCGAAAATTCGATACATCTCTAACATTAACACACTTTTACATTtctattgttgcacatttctgctgtgtgattggctcttaaatCAATATAGAGtgaaaaagtccagagcttattattgttattgacataaattttatcacgATACCCAGCCCTActtgaaataataatttattagcaATAAATCAACCCGTCTTATACTCTATTTCTCACAAGTGGATTGACTTGAGTGTAATTGTTTTCTGAAAGAATCTGGCTATGacatgtactgtgtatatatagaACTAGTGCCAAGTAAAACCACTTCCAATTGTTTGCCATCTAACAGAAAAAAATTAGCAAGAAGCTATTATCTAAGCCAGCACATAAGACAAATTTACTTACAGCAGAGTACTTGAATATGACATTGAGGACACCATAAACAAGCTActaacaaagataaaatacacttctatttttattatccttattattattactgttctgacttgcCCTCATGTTATCTCCTCATTATCACAATTATTAATACTACCGTTGTCATTATTCAGGTTGCTGTTGTAGTTGTAATAGTAGCAGTCGTTGTAGTGGTAGTGAttgtagaagtagtagtagtagtagtgattgtagtagtagtagtactgaTTGTAGTAGTAAAGGTGATTGTGGTAGTTGTAGTGattgtagtagaagtgattgtagtaGTTGTAGTGATTGTAGTTGTAGTTGTGATTGTTGCtgtagcagtagtagttgtagtaatatCAGTTGTGGTAGACTTTAAAGTAGTCACTGGTGTAGTATGtgtaaatgcacattttcaatttacaataaagaataaaaataattttgcaaaacatttcacaacactttttataaaaatgttacagaaacacattctcccatgtacaatataaaacatttttctccaattttcacaAAATACATTCGTAATCACTGAAACATTAATTGAATTGACTTAATTTTAATATAGAAATATAATTATTCAAAAGTATTTTAACAAGATATGCACAATGCTTGATTAGTTTCACAATACTAAAATGGCTGCAAGAACACTGCATATGCAGGACTTAAGCCAGCTCATGTGTGTAGTGGAAATCAAAAATGCCAAAAGTTGAgaatatcaataatgaaaatgtattgatcaaaaatgcttaccaaatgtttattaaaaatgccttaaatgtttagttaacaATACctagttttgttttaatatttgttttgtgttatagaagttaataataatgtttatcagGTTCTTTAAACATAAGCTTTTAAattatgatttatgttttaaaatggaaTTAATTCATAAATGATTTTGCatttccagtcatatttattttcatagatattgtaataaattagttgtccaacacttttgtacctttttatgagagaaattgtgtaccttcattttattaattgtaccataaaaggcacagaacagtatcataagaggacttttctgtaccatataaggtacaacttttataaaggtacaaaactgttccttaagaaacatttttgtaccgctgtgtacctttttttctgagagtgtagtagaAGACGTTGTTGTAGTATAGTATCAgcagtagtagacattgtagtagtagttgttgttgtggctgtatagtagcagaagtagtagcATTAGTAATTTCTGTAGCAGCTGTAGCTGGTAAagtaattattgtaattattatgattattattgttgttgtcagttattat belongs to Danio rerio strain Tuebingen ecotype United States chromosome 1, GRCz12tu, whole genome shotgun sequence and includes:
- the zmp:0000000653 gene encoding serine/threonine-protein kinase pim-2, producing the protein MGHRFTKVIPITDDGVYDQHLRIPHQPGTNWAVQHLHPCDETPVCVVGGGGDGEELVEKGGGGGEGGKERGDRGLEEACRVQEKRKKGKWRRRLISIFKPAKKPLPESPSCQQCNEGEQSKVAWARKSSDDYIFSHYTIGDELGKGGFGVVYEGKRLDDGLKVAVKYVTKSQDTECISIPDHPNPLPKEIALTILANKGPSDPHIIKLLDWQDHEDHYVLILECPSPCENLEEFLYHHGGTLDENTTRHIMEQAIHAADLCCQRGVFHRDVKLENLLINKETSEVKLIDFGCADILKKSSYKTYSGTDAYAPPEYKLKGKYYGKPATAFSLGMVMFMLLCGHFPTHYDIFQLKYKRYSYIQPRQSKDCCRLLRELLNPHDSERISLSQILSHNWFKVYI